Proteins encoded within one genomic window of Lysinibacillus sphaericus:
- the feoB gene encoding ferrous iron transport protein B produces MRRLALIGNPNIGKTSLFNTLTNSYEYVGNWSGVTVEKKVGQVKKLNKEIIDLPGVYTLNPISRDESVVTTFLLEEQIDGLLNIIDASNFERNMQLTLDLLELRKPIIICLNMMDVAKKKGISINIEKLQSTLGVPVIPIVARTGKGIEGIYQALESTSQLEQHFTLTYDTPIETAIATIEDLLQNVAAEQKRWCAIQFLMGNQAIDAFLQNEDYLHKIQTIRTALATEIGESLSGAITNQRDSYIATIKNELVIQEKSEKQWTEHIDKVLTHPVLGVPIFLALMYFMFQATFAWIGGPLSDLLDRFVGGPFSETVYNGLTAIGASSFIIHLICDGIIAGVGGVIVFIPQIFVLFFFISLLEDSGYMARIAVVMDRLMEFFGLNGKAFIPMIISFGCNVPGIMAARTIEQPKERLLTILVAPFMSCSARLPVYALFGAAFFAKHQSLVVLSLYLLGIVIALLVTKLLSMTLLKNETSVFFVELPSYHMPQFKTLWRSTWEKGKGFLRKAGTIIFAGSVIIWLLSYIGPHGTNVAMDESFLAMIGGAFGVLFIPLGFGTWQAGASLISGFLAKEVIVSTMAIIYGVNEGVLSSTMTTHFNALSAYTFLVFVLLYMPCLATVGAIKRETQSTKWTLFATIYPFVVAYLIALVVYAIGNLFI; encoded by the coding sequence ATGAGGCGATTAGCTTTAATAGGAAACCCTAATATTGGAAAAACATCATTATTTAATACATTAACAAATTCATACGAATATGTTGGCAATTGGAGTGGTGTAACGGTTGAAAAAAAGGTAGGACAGGTAAAGAAGCTCAATAAAGAAATTATCGATTTGCCTGGTGTTTATACACTTAATCCTATTTCTAGAGATGAAAGCGTCGTTACTACATTTCTACTAGAAGAACAAATAGATGGGCTTTTAAATATTATCGATGCATCCAATTTCGAACGAAATATGCAACTAACACTCGATTTATTAGAACTAAGAAAGCCTATTATTATTTGCTTAAATATGATGGACGTTGCGAAGAAAAAGGGCATCTCCATTAACATAGAGAAATTACAAAGTACTTTAGGTGTACCTGTAATTCCAATTGTCGCTCGTACAGGAAAAGGCATCGAGGGGATTTATCAAGCATTAGAAAGCACTTCCCAACTCGAACAACATTTTACGTTAACATACGATACCCCTATCGAAACAGCCATTGCAACGATTGAAGACCTGCTACAAAATGTGGCTGCTGAGCAAAAAAGATGGTGTGCGATTCAATTTTTAATGGGCAATCAGGCTATCGATGCTTTCTTACAAAACGAGGACTACTTGCATAAAATACAAACGATTCGAACGGCACTAGCAACTGAAATAGGTGAGTCGTTAAGTGGCGCCATTACAAATCAACGGGACAGCTACATCGCAACCATTAAAAATGAATTGGTCATTCAAGAGAAAAGTGAAAAACAATGGACCGAACATATAGATAAAGTTTTAACACACCCTGTTTTAGGTGTACCAATCTTCTTAGCGTTGATGTATTTCATGTTTCAAGCAACGTTTGCTTGGATTGGCGGGCCCCTTTCAGATCTTTTGGATCGCTTTGTTGGTGGACCTTTTAGTGAAACGGTTTATAATGGGTTAACGGCAATCGGCGCATCATCTTTTATTATTCATTTAATTTGTGATGGTATTATTGCCGGTGTTGGAGGGGTAATCGTTTTTATTCCTCAAATCTTTGTCTTGTTTTTCTTTATTTCTTTACTAGAGGATTCGGGCTATATGGCAAGAATTGCAGTCGTTATGGACCGTCTAATGGAATTCTTTGGCTTGAACGGGAAAGCTTTTATTCCCATGATTATCAGTTTTGGTTGCAATGTTCCCGGCATTATGGCGGCTAGAACAATTGAACAACCAAAGGAAAGACTTTTAACTATTCTTGTAGCTCCCTTTATGAGTTGTTCAGCTCGGTTACCGGTTTATGCTTTGTTTGGCGCAGCATTCTTTGCAAAACATCAATCATTGGTTGTCTTATCTTTATATCTATTAGGAATTGTAATAGCATTACTTGTCACAAAGTTATTGTCTATGACACTCCTAAAAAATGAGACGTCAGTTTTCTTTGTGGAATTGCCTTCCTATCATATGCCCCAGTTTAAAACCCTTTGGCGTTCAACATGGGAAAAAGGGAAAGGATTTCTTCGCAAAGCTGGGACAATTATCTTTGCGGGCTCCGTTATCATTTGGCTATTATCCTATATAGGACCACATGGCACAAATGTAGCGATGGATGAAAGCTTTCTCGCAATGATTGGCGGCGCTTTTGGGGTCCTCTTTATACCACTTGGATTTGGGACATGGCAAGCTGGAGCATCCCTTATATCGGGCTTTTTAGCAAAAGAGGTAATTGTTTCAACAATGGCAATTATTTATGGTGTAAATGAAGGTGTATTATCGTCCACTATGACAACCCATTTTAATGCATTAAGTGCCTATACCTTTTTAGTTTTTGTGTTGCTCTACATGCCTTGTTTAGCAACGGTTGGCGCTATTAAAAGAGAAACACAATCTACTAAATGGACGTTATTCGCTACTATTTATCCGTTTGTTGTTGCCTATTTAATTGCACTCGTTGTTTACGCAATTGGGAATCTATTTATTTGA
- a CDS encoding TRAP transporter substrate-binding protein: MKNFIFGTIATVFVLTIVFSIQQGFLFSKTLPYDDEQKGLDKQITIHLSHVVAENTPKGQAATKFAELVEEKTNGKVKVHVYPNASLYNDENEFQALQDGKVEMIIPTFSKMTSYLPDWQVLDLPYLFHTDDEVREVLTGPIGEQLLDELKPFNVRGLGFWHNGFKHLTAEHPIHSFEDLQGLRIRTMPSKTLEKQFSLAGATPVSISFSEIFTDLEAHAIDAQENTASNIFSKGFYKVQKNMTLTKHGILGYSVLMNEKFWEQLPPKVQKQLMEAMKETTDWQFKQAVFMNSNDLRKLQQENDFEIYTMNDAERQRFQEKLAPVYDFYKADVKQHHILSEIQKIVSP; this comes from the coding sequence ATGAAAAATTTTATTTTTGGAACGATTGCCACTGTTTTCGTTTTAACGATTGTATTTAGTATACAGCAAGGTTTTCTGTTTTCGAAAACCTTGCCGTATGATGATGAACAAAAAGGACTCGACAAACAAATTACCATCCATTTAAGTCATGTTGTAGCGGAGAATACGCCGAAAGGACAAGCTGCAACTAAATTTGCAGAACTTGTTGAAGAAAAAACAAATGGTAAGGTTAAAGTACATGTCTATCCAAATGCCTCGCTATATAACGATGAAAATGAATTCCAAGCGTTACAAGATGGAAAAGTTGAAATGATTATCCCTACTTTTTCTAAAATGACTTCTTACCTACCAGATTGGCAAGTACTTGATCTGCCCTATCTATTTCATACAGATGATGAAGTACGTGAAGTTTTGACAGGACCCATCGGTGAACAATTACTAGATGAGCTGAAGCCTTTTAATGTTCGCGGCCTCGGTTTTTGGCATAATGGCTTTAAACATTTAACTGCCGAGCATCCAATTCATTCATTTGAGGATTTACAAGGGTTACGCATACGTACCATGCCAAGCAAAACACTTGAAAAACAATTCAGCTTAGCAGGTGCAACGCCAGTATCGATTTCCTTTAGTGAAATTTTTACTGACCTTGAAGCACACGCTATCGATGCACAAGAGAACACGGCATCTAATATTTTTTCCAAAGGCTTTTACAAAGTTCAAAAAAATATGACATTAACTAAACATGGTATTTTAGGTTATTCGGTTTTAATGAATGAAAAATTTTGGGAACAGCTACCACCCAAAGTTCAAAAACAACTAATGGAAGCGATGAAAGAAACTACTGACTGGCAATTTAAGCAAGCAGTTTTTATGAACAGCAATGATTTACGTAAACTACAACAAGAGAACGATTTTGAAATTTACACAATGAATGATGCAGAACGACAACGTTTTCAAGAAAAACTAGCTCCTGTCTATGATTTCTATAAAGCCGATGTCAAACAGCATCATATACTATCTGAAATCCAAAAAATTGTTTCTCCCTAA
- a CDS encoding FeoA family protein, with protein sequence MDLHAVQLGEKVKVKDLQQVDALLMKRLNAFGIKEGCQVCMVQKGWFSGACIMECQGQKIGLRKKDLMNIKVEQL encoded by the coding sequence ATGGACCTTCATGCGGTTCAATTGGGTGAAAAAGTTAAAGTTAAAGACCTACAGCAAGTCGATGCACTCTTAATGAAACGTTTAAATGCATTTGGCATAAAAGAGGGCTGCCAAGTATGTATGGTTCAAAAAGGTTGGTTTTCTGGCGCCTGTATAATGGAATGCCAAGGTCAGAAAATCGGCCTGCGTAAAAAAGACTTAATGAACATAAAGGTAGAACAATTATGA
- a CDS encoding response regulator → MNKRILVVEDDIAIGNLIKMTLTTQNYEFDIMQDGSSALQKAITFKPNVIILDLGLPDMDGLDFIHKIRSWTQTPIIVVSARGAELDKINALDAGADDYVTKPFSVEELLARIRVALRRTVSEHQIENESAVFVNGHLEIDYLANTVFVNGVEVHLTPIEYKLLVVLSKHVGKVLTHNFLLKEIWQNVLQSDVPSLRVFMATLRKKIEDNPSQPKYIQTHVRVGYRMLRYHDDD, encoded by the coding sequence ATGAATAAACGGATTTTAGTCGTTGAAGACGACATAGCAATTGGCAATTTAATTAAAATGACCTTAACTACCCAAAATTATGAATTCGATATTATGCAAGATGGTTCAAGTGCTTTACAAAAAGCCATAACGTTCAAACCGAATGTAATTATCCTTGACTTAGGATTGCCTGATATGGATGGCCTAGACTTTATTCACAAAATCCGCAGTTGGACACAAACGCCGATTATCGTCGTTAGTGCCCGCGGTGCAGAGCTTGATAAAATTAATGCGCTTGATGCAGGGGCAGATGATTATGTTACAAAACCTTTTAGTGTCGAAGAGCTACTTGCACGCATTCGAGTAGCTTTAAGAAGAACGGTCAGCGAACATCAAATAGAAAATGAATCAGCCGTGTTTGTCAATGGTCATTTAGAAATTGATTACTTGGCTAACACAGTGTTTGTCAACGGTGTGGAAGTACATTTAACCCCCATCGAATATAAACTATTAGTCGTGCTATCCAAGCATGTAGGCAAAGTGTTGACACATAACTTCTTATTGAAGGAAATTTGGCAAAATGTATTACAATCGGACGTCCCTAGTCTTCGAGTTTTTATGGCAACCCTGCGCAAAAAAATAGAAGATAATCCATCCCAACCAAAGTACATTCAGACACACGTTCGTGTTGGCTATCGCATGCTTCGTTATCATGATGATGACTAA
- a CDS encoding FeoB-associated Cys-rich membrane protein, which yields MIINVVIGGIIFGYAGVTLYKSIKKQKKGKCAACSLQKSCTTNTCAPPAKINDSNQH from the coding sequence ATAATCATCAATGTAGTCATTGGCGGTATTATTTTTGGCTATGCAGGGGTTACTTTATATAAGAGCATTAAGAAGCAGAAAAAAGGGAAATGTGCAGCCTGTTCTTTACAGAAAAGTTGTACAACCAATACGTGCGCACCTCCGGCTAAAATAAACGATTCCAATCAACATTAA
- a CDS encoding methyl-accepting chemotaxis protein, translated as MTIKLRSVLSFGIIILLVLVMGIVQQRNASSQLKEIQVIKEKTFQSTLLADEMKLSVVQVQQYLTDISATRAQNNLDDGFDLAQKYSEIFYRDLEQLKSLHPQQQEKLDTIKRAFDAYYSTGQKMATSYIEGGHEAGNQIMLEFDTTSIEINEKVDVFQQDSIAEMQKKLDNVEHLVDHNRDVFLWIFGIILVICLAVGVLLVRSIVVPVNKLAAAAEVIAKGDLCQKDIEVRTNDEIRKLADSFNLMKSNLHSLIHNMTLNVEHTTSAAEQLAASTDEISHSSNDIANLVERMAFSDNQSAATGRESSIAMDETAQGVQRIAEATQMLHTKAISTQSAANEGEQTLQIAEKQMSIIQQSSQSTSDRIDQLSTQSAEIVNITKVISAITEQTNLLALNAAIEAARAGEHGKGFAIVADEVRKLAEESKESAKQIVELVTLIQQDTQEVEKAVGETVGNVEEGVKFIRNAQHSFDNILKSIEEMTDQIEDVSASTQQISASTEEMAASVNEMSSAAVHAAEQSDAVAATIEEQVATIQEINTVAKSLSEEALSVKEVINKFNI; from the coding sequence GTGACAATTAAATTAAGAAGTGTGTTATCGTTTGGTATTATTATATTGCTTGTTCTAGTAATGGGGATTGTTCAACAACGAAATGCATCTTCGCAGCTAAAGGAAATACAAGTAATAAAGGAAAAGACATTTCAATCTACATTGCTAGCAGATGAAATGAAGTTGTCAGTTGTGCAGGTACAACAGTATTTAACGGATATTAGTGCCACACGTGCCCAAAATAATTTAGATGATGGGTTTGACTTGGCACAAAAATATAGTGAAATTTTTTATCGAGACTTAGAACAATTGAAAAGCCTTCATCCCCAACAGCAAGAAAAATTAGATACGATTAAACGTGCATTTGATGCCTACTATAGCACTGGGCAGAAAATGGCAACTAGTTATATAGAAGGTGGCCATGAGGCTGGTAATCAAATAATGCTTGAATTTGATACAACGTCAATAGAAATTAATGAAAAAGTAGATGTATTCCAACAAGATAGCATTGCCGAAATGCAAAAAAAATTAGACAATGTTGAACATCTTGTCGACCATAATAGAGACGTGTTCTTATGGATATTTGGCATTATTTTAGTCATTTGTTTAGCAGTTGGCGTCTTGTTAGTTCGTTCAATTGTAGTGCCAGTAAATAAATTGGCGGCAGCGGCTGAAGTGATTGCAAAAGGCGATTTATGTCAAAAGGATATAGAAGTTCGAACAAATGATGAAATAAGAAAATTAGCAGATTCATTTAATTTGATGAAATCTAATTTACATTCACTTATTCATAACATGACATTGAATGTGGAACATACCACTTCCGCAGCGGAGCAATTAGCAGCTAGTACGGACGAGATATCACATTCTTCAAACGATATTGCCAATCTTGTCGAACGAATGGCTTTTAGTGATAATCAATCTGCTGCAACTGGGCGGGAGAGTTCGATAGCGATGGATGAAACTGCACAAGGTGTTCAACGTATTGCAGAAGCTACACAAATGCTTCATACAAAAGCAATCAGTACACAATCTGCTGCAAACGAAGGCGAACAAACCTTACAAATTGCAGAAAAGCAAATGTCGATTATTCAACAATCATCTCAATCAACAAGTGATCGAATCGATCAGCTAAGTACTCAATCTGCTGAAATTGTTAATATTACAAAAGTGATTTCTGCTATTACGGAACAAACGAATCTGTTGGCACTTAATGCCGCAATCGAAGCAGCCCGTGCAGGAGAGCATGGGAAAGGTTTTGCAATTGTTGCAGATGAAGTACGCAAACTAGCAGAGGAATCCAAAGAATCCGCAAAACAAATTGTCGAGCTAGTAACGCTTATTCAACAAGATACGCAAGAAGTGGAAAAGGCGGTAGGGGAAACAGTAGGCAATGTTGAGGAAGGCGTGAAATTTATTCGCAATGCCCAACATTCCTTCGATAATATTTTAAAATCTATTGAAGAGATGACGGACCAAATTGAAGATGTCTCGGCTTCAACCCAACAAATTTCAGCAAGTACAGAAGAAATGGCCGCCTCGGTAAATGAAATGTCTTCCGCTGCTGTCCATGCTGCTGAACAGTCAGATGCCGTTGCAGCGACCATTGAAGAACAAGTGGCAACTATACAGGAGATTAACACGGTTGCTAAATCGTTAAGTGAGGAAGCTTTATCAGTGAAAGAAGTTATCAATAAATTTAATATCTAA
- a CDS encoding 4-hydroxy-3-methylbut-2-enyl diphosphate reductase — MQVLKINPRGYCYGVVDAMVIARNAALDKTLPRPIYILGMIVHNKHVTDAFEEDGIITLDGDNRLEIIEQVETGTVIFTAHGVSPEIREIAKRKGLVSIDATCPDVTVTHDLIREKSAEGYDIIYIGKKGHPEPEGAIGVAPDHVHLVQSSSDIDALNLTNDKLLVTNQTTMSQWDVAHLMDSLKEKFPHIEVHKEICLATQVRQEAVAKQAGEADLLIVVGDPKSNNSNRLTQVSVEIAGTPSYRIADVSELKIDWLKGINTVAVTAGASTPTPIVKEVITFLEQFDEKDETTHTIQRTVTLDKILPKIKTPKPVDKIMPY; from the coding sequence ATGCAAGTATTAAAAATTAATCCACGTGGCTATTGCTACGGTGTTGTTGATGCGATGGTCATTGCACGTAACGCCGCACTCGATAAAACATTACCAAGACCTATCTACATTTTAGGGATGATTGTGCACAATAAGCATGTTACAGATGCCTTTGAAGAGGATGGTATCATTACACTAGATGGTGATAATCGCTTAGAAATTATTGAACAGGTTGAAACAGGCACTGTTATTTTCACAGCACATGGTGTTTCACCTGAAATTCGTGAAATTGCGAAACGCAAAGGCCTAGTATCCATTGATGCTACATGTCCTGACGTAACAGTAACACACGATTTGATTCGTGAAAAATCAGCTGAGGGCTATGATATTATTTATATCGGTAAGAAAGGTCATCCAGAGCCAGAGGGGGCAATTGGTGTTGCTCCAGACCATGTTCATTTAGTACAATCTTCATCGGATATCGATGCATTAAACTTAACGAATGATAAATTGCTCGTCACGAACCAAACGACTATGAGTCAATGGGACGTTGCACATTTAATGGATAGTTTAAAAGAAAAGTTCCCACATATCGAAGTTCATAAAGAAATTTGTTTAGCGACACAAGTACGTCAAGAAGCAGTTGCGAAACAAGCAGGGGAAGCTGATTTACTAATTGTTGTTGGTGATCCAAAATCTAATAACTCAAACCGTCTTACACAAGTATCAGTAGAAATTGCTGGCACACCTTCATATCGTATTGCAGACGTTTCGGAGCTTAAAATTGATTGGTTAAAAGGAATTAATACTGTTGCTGTCACTGCCGGTGCCTCAACTCCAACCCCTATTGTAAAAGAGGTTATTACTTTCCTTGAGCAATTCGATGAAAAAGACGAAACAACTCATACGATCCAACGGACGGTGACACTTGATAAAATTTTACCAAAAATTAAAACGCCTAAACCTGTCGATAAAATTATGCCTTACTAA
- a CDS encoding response regulator yields MTQINVLLIEDDPMVREVNRQFIEKVAGFEVIGQASNGVEGIEQICSLQPDLVFMDIFMPEQDGLTSLRKIRELKIPVDVITVTAANDMETVKQVLHLGVFDYIMKPFSFERVQGTLENYKRFKQQMQTEREFTQGELDQLFHYHNEQEKRELANEEKSEKTLPKGFNRATLEKVVHYLQSVDGASAEDVASGVGIARVTARRYLDYLEKQQEITMDVHYGGIGRPINYYFSK; encoded by the coding sequence GTGACACAAATAAACGTGTTATTAATAGAGGACGATCCGATGGTGCGGGAAGTAAACCGTCAATTCATCGAAAAAGTAGCCGGATTTGAGGTAATAGGACAAGCCTCAAACGGCGTAGAGGGCATAGAGCAAATTTGTTCACTACAACCAGACCTTGTATTTATGGATATTTTTATGCCAGAGCAGGATGGCCTAACAAGCTTGCGGAAAATTCGAGAATTGAAAATACCAGTCGACGTTATTACCGTAACAGCAGCCAATGATATGGAAACCGTTAAACAAGTTTTGCACCTTGGTGTCTTCGATTATATTATGAAGCCTTTTTCATTTGAGCGCGTACAAGGAACGCTGGAAAATTACAAGCGCTTTAAGCAACAAATGCAAACAGAAAGAGAATTTACGCAAGGAGAGCTCGATCAATTATTCCATTATCATAATGAGCAAGAAAAACGTGAGCTAGCAAATGAAGAAAAGTCTGAAAAAACGTTGCCGAAAGGCTTTAATCGAGCAACACTTGAAAAAGTGGTCCATTATTTACAATCAGTGGACGGTGCATCAGCAGAAGATGTTGCCAGTGGGGTGGGCATTGCGCGTGTAACAGCAAGACGGTACTTAGATTATTTAGAAAAACAACAGGAAATTACGATGGATGTCCATTACGGTGGCATTGGTCGCCCAATTAATTATTATTTTAGTAAATGA
- a CDS encoding ATP-binding protein → MILKFQKLSMKGKIMSLTFFILMLSFSIGGTFLLGFVMNEQKEKLAEQALLVAKTVSQLPELKSAIANSDFLEATKHINPVVEEIRDINGAQYIVVLDMQRRKYSHPNSEEIGTISQSGDLNAAFSEHYYTSIAHGEHGDMVRAFVPIMNDDGRQIGVVIVGFSVLTVSELLSSIQKELIITLVMSLLFSAWGAQTLGRHMKKQMFGLEPHEIAKMYVERTETFNAMHEGIIAIDKEFTITIFNEKACDILGVAHRPSALIGKKIFDVLPDTRLPEILALDRPLYNRELYINNHSIMSNRIPIQVNGETVGAVAMFKDRTEVKKLAEELTGVKAFVQALRVQTHEHKNKLHTIAGLLQLGHYDQALTYLTQVKEEHDEITKFLNERIKNENISGLLLSKIAHAKEHGITLEIDRASRLTTFPKNLDHHDFVIIFGNLIENAFDALRDSPMEEKVVHISVDEDEDVLAILVTDNGVGMSEAVKAHIFDNGYSTKEKKGRGIGLYLIKEIVQKGQGEIEVISEPNKGTSFLLTFYHS, encoded by the coding sequence ATGATATTGAAATTTCAAAAATTATCGATGAAGGGAAAAATCATGTCTCTTACTTTTTTTATACTCATGCTTTCCTTTAGTATTGGTGGTACGTTTTTACTAGGGTTTGTGATGAACGAGCAAAAAGAAAAGTTAGCAGAACAGGCGTTATTGGTAGCAAAAACCGTATCACAGTTACCAGAATTAAAATCGGCCATTGCAAACAGCGATTTTTTAGAAGCAACTAAACATATAAATCCTGTTGTGGAAGAAATTCGAGATATTAACGGAGCACAGTATATTGTGGTTCTCGATATGCAACGACGCAAGTATTCCCATCCGAACTCGGAAGAAATAGGGACCATATCACAGTCAGGTGATTTAAACGCGGCATTTTCGGAGCATTATTATACATCAATCGCGCATGGTGAACATGGCGATATGGTGCGTGCTTTTGTCCCGATTATGAATGATGACGGACGTCAAATTGGCGTAGTGATTGTAGGGTTTAGTGTGTTAACAGTTAGCGAGCTACTATCGTCTATACAAAAAGAGCTAATCATTACATTAGTTATGTCATTGTTATTTAGCGCATGGGGTGCTCAAACTTTAGGGCGACATATGAAAAAGCAAATGTTTGGATTAGAACCACACGAAATTGCTAAAATGTATGTGGAACGAACTGAAACATTTAACGCAATGCATGAGGGAATTATTGCCATTGATAAAGAATTTACAATTACAATCTTTAATGAAAAAGCATGTGATATATTAGGCGTAGCACACCGCCCTTCGGCATTAATAGGCAAAAAAATCTTCGACGTATTACCAGATACACGTCTACCCGAGATATTAGCGCTAGATCGCCCACTATATAATCGTGAACTTTATATCAATAATCATAGTATTATGAGTAATCGGATTCCTATACAGGTAAATGGTGAAACCGTTGGTGCGGTGGCTATGTTCAAGGATCGTACAGAAGTGAAAAAGCTAGCCGAAGAACTTACAGGTGTAAAGGCGTTTGTACAGGCATTACGTGTCCAAACGCATGAACATAAAAATAAATTGCATACGATTGCTGGTCTTTTACAGCTTGGCCATTATGATCAGGCACTTACTTACTTAACGCAAGTAAAAGAAGAACATGATGAAATTACGAAGTTTTTAAATGAGCGCATTAAAAATGAAAATATATCGGGTCTATTGCTCAGTAAAATTGCCCATGCGAAAGAGCATGGGATTACACTTGAAATAGACAGAGCTAGTCGTCTGACAACATTTCCGAAAAATTTAGATCATCACGATTTTGTTATTATTTTTGGGAATCTAATCGAAAATGCCTTTGATGCATTAAGGGATAGTCCGATGGAAGAAAAGGTTGTGCATATTTCGGTGGATGAAGATGAAGATGTACTGGCAATATTAGTAACGGATAACGGTGTCGGCATGTCAGAGGCAGTAAAGGCACATATTTTTGATAATGGCTATTCGACGAAAGAAAAAAAGGGTCGAGGAATTGGACTATATTTAATAAAAGAAATTGTCCAAAAAGGACAGGGTGAAATTGAAGTAATAAGTGAGCCGAACAAAGGGACGAGCTTTTTATTAACATTTTATCATTCTTAA
- a CDS encoding 4-hydroxy-3-methylbut-2-enyl diphosphate reductase yields the protein MVFRPPYQFPMYPNGMQMPAQMPMQMRMPTPPQMPPQSFYPPGGFPQPRIPGGFPMSGGMRGAFGGQMPTPPVQEPSKIGSFLQQANSLFNSAKTYTPYIQQAMPMVKNIPSLLKLYKGFSGLPAAGAAAGAAAAATDAAAASNVAGSTRTRRSTQQSASTTPRQPLPSKPRIFQPPME from the coding sequence ATGGTATTTAGACCACCTTATCAATTCCCTATGTATCCAAATGGCATGCAAATGCCTGCGCAAATGCCCATGCAAATGCGGATGCCAACACCTCCACAAATGCCACCGCAGTCCTTTTACCCGCCTGGAGGCTTTCCTCAACCACGAATTCCAGGTGGCTTTCCAATGTCTGGGGGCATGAGGGGGGCATTCGGAGGGCAAATGCCGACACCACCTGTACAGGAGCCTTCTAAAATCGGTTCATTTTTACAACAGGCAAATAGTTTATTTAACTCTGCCAAAACGTATACCCCTTATATACAACAAGCAATGCCTATGGTAAAAAACATTCCTTCACTATTAAAACTATATAAAGGTTTTTCAGGGCTCCCTGCAGCTGGAGCGGCGGCGGGTGCGGCAGCGGCTGCAACTGATGCAGCCGCTGCTAGCAATGTCGCAGGTTCAACAAGAACTAGACGTTCAACACAACAAAGTGCGTCGACTACTCCGCGACAACCACTTCCATCGAAGCCGCGCATTTTCCAGCCACCTATGGAGTGA